The proteins below come from a single Hirundo rustica isolate bHirRus1 chromosome 6, bHirRus1.pri.v3, whole genome shotgun sequence genomic window:
- the GPR132 gene encoding probable G-protein coupled receptor 132 yields the protein MQWPVEEDSSLDKTESLEKEISAGRRIMEHCLNKTCNSTCTEIPYEQSQTLLVAVYSVIFAIGLPANCLTSLLTFVQIRRKKVVVIYIFSLSLCDLMYLSTLPFWIIYVQNGHKWTMGGTACKITGFIFFCNIYISILLLCCISMDRYFAVAYALESRGRRGQKMSTIIVCSLFAVVAGIHSPVFFMEDKQKCTETCFETVPLDISLASFSFARFIFGFAMPFTILIFTNYKIFQTTKRSNSLTCRQKAKVKYVAIAIIVIFLICFAPYHVVLIIRAIYFILHQDCPCPFENKIYPVFTVFLCLGTANSVADPIIYVLVSENIREDCYRSLRRWGRNSSKLNSSTDHNTDNIKLEVLKESEAGSQRKENKEIRDSSDSQKTCTTGRDQESGN from the exons ATGCAGTGGCCAGTGGAGGAAGACTCTTCCCTGGACAAGACTGAGAGCCTGGAGAAG GAAATATCAGCTGGAAGAAGAATAATGGAACATTGCCTAAACAAAACTTGTAACTCCACTTGCACAGAAATTCCTTATGAACAGAGTCAGACACTTCTGGTTGCTGTTTACAGTGTCATTTTTGCTATAGGCCTTCCAGCAAATTGCTTAACTTCTCTGCTTACATTTGTACAAATCCGAAGGAAGAAAGTAGTTGTTATCTACATTTTCAGTTTATCATTGTGTGATCTGATGTATTTAAGTACCTTGCCTTTCTGGATTATCTATGTGCAAAATGGGCACAAGTGGACCATGGGTGGCACTGCTTGCAAAATAACAGGATTCATCTTTTTCTGCAATATCTACATCAGCATTCTGCTTTTGTGCTGCATCTCTATGGATCGTTACTTTGCAGTGGCGTATGCTCTGGAATCAAGGgggaggagaggacagaaaatgtCCACCATAATAGTCTGTTCTCTCTTTGCTGTGGTTGCAGGAATCCACAGCCCAGTATTTTTCATGGAAGATAAGCAAAAATGTACAGAAACCTGCTTTGAGACAGTGCCTCTTGACATATCACTGGCTTCTTTCAGCTTTGCTAGATTCATATTTGGATTTGCCATGCCCTTCACAATCCTCATTTTTACAAACTACAAAATTTTCCAAACTACAAAAAGAAGCAACAGCTTGACTTGTCGCCAGAAAGCCAAAGTGAAGTATGTGGCTATTGCcattattgttattttcttgATCTGCTTTGCTCCATACCATGTGGTGCTCATAATAAGAGCCATATACTTCATACTTCATCAGGACTGCCCATGTCCATTTGAAAACAAGATATATCCAGTTTTTACAGTGTTTCTGTGTTTAGGCACTGCAAACAGTGTTGCCGATCCAATCATCTACGTTTTGGTCAGTGAAAACATCAGAGAAGACTGTTATAGGAGCCTGAGAAGATGGGGAAGGAACTCATCCAAGCTAAATTCATCCACTGATCACAATACTGACAACATAAAATTGGAAGTGCTGAAAGAATCAGAGGCAGGGagccaaagaaaagaaaacaaagaaataagagaCTCATCCGACAGTCAGAAGACCTGTACCACAGGCAGAGACCAAGAAAGTGGCAACTAG